ATTGTATCCCGATTTCACGCACGTGGACACCCGCGGCACGAACGCGAATTGGGGCTAGGGACGGCCGGAACGCTTTGCACGCGGGCCGATCGATGCTACAGAGCGGGAGCATTCCGCCGTCGCCCATGATTTTCCGCGCCACTTTCGTTCTCCTCGCCAGCGCCCTTGCGGGCCTTTCCACCGCCGCAGCCGCTTCGCCGGAAACCTACCAGCGCACCGAAGATTTCTCGACGAACCCGAAGAACTGGAAGGTTTTTCACCCCATCCAGTTCTACGGCTACGAGCGCACCAGCCACACCGGCACCAAGGGCGAGGCGGGCGGCCTGTTCCAGCCGAAGCCGTATTACAACTACTACGCGGACGCCTACCTGAACGGCGCGATGTCCCGCGGCACCCGGATCACCGCCGCCGGCCGCATCCATTTCGACGGCCTCAGCGACGACCCGGCCTACACGAACTCCGTCTACATCTGCCACTTCCACCGCGGCACCGATGGCACGATCAACACCCTCGGCCTCGCCCTCACCGGCCAGAACGGCACCGCCGTCCTCGCCAATGCCATCATCCAGTTCTCCGACGGCACGGCCTATATCGGCAACTCGGTGAAGCTCCCCGTCTCCGCCACCGATCCCTACATGGAGTGGAATTACACGTGGGATCCCTCCGGCGGCACGCAGGGCTTCGGCTCGCTCATTGTGGAAATCGATGGCCTCACCTCGAAGATCAATCTCACAAAGGCCACCGTCGGCCTCGATTTCTCGGTAAACACCTTCGGCCTGTTCCAGCCGCCCTTCGTTGCGCCGAACAGCAACACCTTCCTCCAGCTCGACATCGGCCACCTCGTTTACAGCGCCCTCGTCGGCGGGCCGCCCTCGGTGCGCATCAAGGGTCCGAACCGGATCAAGGCCTCCACTTCCAAGGTCGCCATCGCCGGCAAGGCGACGATCGGCCTCGGCAATCGCGTGACCTCCGTCCGCTACCGCGTCGTCAAGAACGGCAAGGTCGGCCGCTTCCAGAATGCCACCGGCACTACGGACTGGACCGCCACCATCAAGGTGCCGCATGGCACGTCCCACATCGAAGTGCGCGCCGTGGGAGACAACGGCCTCGTCGCCGACGACTCCGTGAAGGTCAAGCGCACGAAGTAAGCCGCGCCCGCCATGGTTCCCCCGCCGATCGCTCGCCTCGTCGCCGCGATCGGCACCCTCGCGCTCGGCGGCTGCGCGACCGTCTCTCCGGCGAAATCCTCCCGGTGGCACATTCCGCCCGATAGCGTCTTCCTCGCGGAAATCCCGCCGCCTCCCGCGCCCGGCTCCGCGATTGTCCGCCGGCAGATCGACGAAATTCTCGCCCTGCAGGCCCGGGCCACCCCGGAGAAAGTCGCCGTCGCCCGCTGGGATTACGACCTCACCGTCTTCACATTCGGCATCGCCTTCGATCCCGGACTCACCGGGAAGAAATACCCCCAGACCGCCCGCCTCTTCCGCGAGTTGAACAACCTCGTCGAGCGCGTCAACGACGACCTCAAGGACACGTTCCGTTCGCCGCATCCCTTCCAGGTCGACGACCGCGTGAAGCGCTTTGTCGACGCCGTGCCGGGCTACGATTACCCCAGCTACCACTCTGCCCGTTGCGCTCTTTTCCAGCGGGTGCTCACCGATCTCGACCCCGCCCGCGCGGAGGCCTTCGTCCGCGTGTCGCGCATGGTCGAGCAGGACCGCGTCTTCGCCGGCGAGCATTTTCCCTACAGCATCGCCGCCGGCCGCCAGCTCGGCGCCCTGCTCTACGCCGCCCTTGAAAAAGACGCGAACTTCCGGGCGGAAATCGCGCGGATCCGAAGTGCGGAGTGGACCCCGCCGCCCGGGGCACGGAACAGCTTTTAGGCGTTTTCGGGTTTCCCCGTTTTCCCCGCGAGGCTATCGTCGCCTCACACCACCGAACTTATGGGCAAAGGCAACCACAGTCATCGCAAGGAAACCAAGAAGCCCAAGAAGGAGAAGCCGCCAACGGCCCCCGGGAAGAAACGCCGCTAGGCCCCGCTCGTCCGGCCCGTGACGCCTTCGTCGCCGATCGAACACGCCCGCCGCATCAACCGCACCTGGGTCGTGCGCGGCGGCCTTGCCGATACGACCGCGCGTTATCTCGAGCGTCTCGAAATCGAACGTCCGGCCACGCTTCTCGTCGTCTGCGAACGCGCCATCGCCGCCGCCCGCCGCGCCTCCGCCGAACATCGCGACCCGAAACCGGACTTCTACGCTTCGCTCTTCAGCCGCGCCACGCCCGCCGAACGCGACGAGTTCCTCGGCAACCACCTGTGGACGCGGGAACGCTCCGTCCAGCTCGCGCAGCAGGAACCCACCGAGCCGCCCTCGTGAAAAAACTATCCCCCAAGGAGCACTACCAGCACCTGCGCAAGCGCTCGTGCGAGGAATTGTGGACCGAGGACGTTCCCGCCTTTGATCGCACCGAGGGAGCGGACCGCGTGGCGCAGGTCGGCATCATCCGCGCGGTCGGCGTCGTCTTCTCGGAAACCGGAACTCCCGCCCAGCGCGAGCAGGCTCGTCAATGGCTGCGGCCGCTTCTTCGTGACCCCGCCGAGAAGGTCCGCCGCTACGCCATGGCCGCCCTGCCGAAGCTCGGCGCCGACGAGCAGGAAGAGGCCGAATTGCTCGCCCTGCTCGAGCGCCCCGCGTCCGGTCGCGAGAAAGCATTCCTCGGCCGCACCCTCGAAAAGATCGGCGGCGCCGCCACGGTCGACACCCTCGCCGACGCCGGCCTGCATCGCACCGCGCAAAAGGCCGCCGCAAATTTCGCCCGGCGCGAGACCCCCGGCGCCGTGCGCCTCGACGCGCCTCTCGAGGACATCCGCGACGTGCGCATTCACCTGCACATCCGCAGCGGCCTCGAGCGCATCCTCGAGGACGAACTCCACGAAAAGGCCGCCAGCTTCCGTCCGCTCGGCGCCACCCGCGGCCTCGTCGCCATCGCGCCCACCCGCCCCTTCACGCTGGCCGACATCCACGCCCTGCGAACGTTCAGCACCGCCAGCCTCGCGCTCGGCACCGTTCCGCGGAGAGGCGCCGCCCCGCCGGTGGATGCGCTCGCCGCGATCATCGCCTCGCCCCTCGCCCGGCGCATGTTTGCGGCCTTCACGGAGGGGCCGATCCGCTACCGCCTGGAATTCGTCTCGAAGGGCCACCAACGCAGTGCGGTTCGCGCTCTCGGCAACCGCGTTTACGAACTCGCACCCCGGCTGCTGAACGACTCCCGCGACGCCCTCTGGCAGGTCGACATCCACGAAATTCCCGCCGGATGGTCCGTGGAGCTCACTCCGCGCCTGCGGCCCGACCCCCGCTTCGCCTACCGCCGGCGCGACGTTCCCGCCGCCTCCCATCCGCCCCTCGCCGCGTGCATGGCCCGGCTCGCGGGTCCGGGGGCTCGGGACGTCGTCTGGGATCCCTTCTGCGGCTCCGGCCTCGAGCTCATCGAGCGAGGCCTGCGCGGAGGCGTGGCTCGTTTCATTGGCACGGACCTCAGCACCGAAGCCATCGCCAT
This genomic window from Chthoniobacterales bacterium contains:
- a CDS encoding methyltransferase — encoded protein: MKKLSPKEHYQHLRKRSCEELWTEDVPAFDRTEGADRVAQVGIIRAVGVVFSETGTPAQREQARQWLRPLLRDPAEKVRRYAMAALPKLGADEQEEAELLALLERPASGREKAFLGRTLEKIGGAATVDTLADAGLHRTAQKAAANFARRETPGAVRLDAPLEDIRDVRIHLHIRSGLERILEDELHEKAASFRPLGATRGLVAIAPTRPFTLADIHALRTFSTASLALGTVPRRGAAPPVDALAAIIASPLARRMFAAFTEGPIRYRLEFVSKGHQRSAVRALGNRVYELAPRLLNDSRDALWQVDIHEIPAGWSVELTPRLRPDPRFAYRRRDVPAASHPPLAACMARLAGPGARDVVWDPFCGSGLELIERGLRGGVARFIGTDLSTEAIAITRENLASAGLDGIPATLAAADFRDHTTIEALRPGAVSLIITNPPLGRRVPIPNLAELIGDLFAAAESVLAPGGRLVFVNPLSVKPVGRGLRAEFRERIDLGGFHCHLEKYVKAR